From a region of the Corallococcus coralloides DSM 2259 genome:
- a CDS encoding IS3 family transposase, protein MRSWSWQSGGRAMRSLDSRPGPRPERSKGSWPHAAMVNRIRELERQLRRMARQVTEAAALLRLSRQAPKAVVGGRGRHHGPAVRARICSLVDEAVARGARIASACQLLGISVRTLQRWRQPWLAEDRRVGAHRPPANRLSEQERLQVLELLHAEPYRGLSPRQLVPRLADQGRYLASESTFYRLLRRERWCRLRTRARHSPEPPKHCWVAERPNQVWSWDISALKGPERGAFLYLYLVVDVFSRRIMGWSIHPEEAAGHASELILRACAENGVEPAGLVLHSDNGRPMRGAALLSTLRHLGIVASFSRPRVPDDNPFSEALFRTLKQRPSYPGQTFASLEEARAWVARFATWYNSEHLHSGIRFVTPDDRHFGREALVMARRRAIYGDAMRSAAARWTGPMRTWLPAGPVRLRAGRSDANPLFSWGARQPG, encoded by the coding sequence ATGCGGAGCTGGAGCTGGCAATCAGGAGGCAGGGCAATGCGAAGCTTGGACTCGCGGCCTGGACCCAGGCCCGAGAGGTCAAAAGGGAGCTGGCCCCACGCCGCCATGGTGAACCGCATCCGGGAGCTGGAGCGCCAGCTGCGGCGCATGGCACGGCAGGTGACGGAGGCCGCCGCCCTGCTGCGACTCTCGAGACAGGCTCCAAAGGCCGTGGTGGGGGGCAGGGGACGTCACCATGGGCCCGCGGTCCGGGCTCGGATTTGCTCCCTCGTCGATGAGGCCGTGGCCCGTGGGGCCCGCATCGCGTCCGCCTGCCAGCTGCTGGGAATCTCGGTCCGGACGCTGCAGCGCTGGCGCCAGCCCTGGCTCGCCGAGGACCGGCGCGTGGGCGCGCACCGTCCACCCGCCAATCGCCTCTCCGAGCAGGAGCGGCTGCAGGTGCTGGAGCTGCTTCACGCCGAGCCCTACCGGGGGCTGTCACCCAGGCAGCTCGTTCCCCGGCTGGCGGACCAGGGCCGGTACCTGGCCTCGGAGTCCACCTTCTACAGGCTCCTCCGCCGCGAGCGGTGGTGCCGGCTCCGGACGCGGGCGCGCCACTCGCCGGAGCCCCCGAAGCACTGCTGGGTGGCGGAGCGTCCCAACCAGGTCTGGAGCTGGGACATCTCCGCGCTCAAGGGCCCGGAACGGGGCGCGTTCCTGTACCTGTACCTCGTGGTGGATGTCTTCAGCCGGCGCATCATGGGCTGGAGCATCCATCCGGAGGAGGCCGCCGGGCATGCCTCGGAGCTCATCCTGCGCGCCTGCGCGGAGAATGGAGTCGAGCCCGCGGGACTCGTGCTGCACTCGGACAATGGCCGGCCCATGCGCGGGGCGGCCTTGCTGAGCACCCTGCGGCACCTGGGGATCGTTGCTTCCTTCAGCCGGCCTCGCGTGCCGGATGACAACCCTTTCTCCGAGGCCCTCTTCCGCACGCTCAAGCAACGGCCGAGTTATCCCGGCCAGACCTTTGCCTCGCTGGAGGAGGCCCGGGCCTGGGTGGCGCGGTTCGCCACCTGGTACAACAGCGAGCACCTCCATAGCGGCATCCGGTTCGTCACGCCGGATGACCGGCACTTTGGCCGGGAGGCGCTGGTGATGGCGCGGCGTCGTGCCATCTACGGGGACGCCATGCGCAGCGCCGCCGCGCGCTGGACAGGTCCCATGCGCACCTGGCTCCCCGCCGGGCCGGTCAGGCTCCGGGCGGGGAGGAGCGATGCCAATCCGCTCTTTTCATGGGGAGCGCGACAACCCGGTTGA